The proteins below come from a single Buchnera aphidicola (Thelaxes californica) genomic window:
- the rplV gene encoding 50S ribosomal protein L22, producing the protein MDIVAKCKQVRSSAQKVRLVSNLIRGKRVSNALNILNFTQKKAAKLVEKVLNTAIANADHNYGLDVDDLFILKIFIDEGPSMKRMMPRAKGRADRILKRTSHITIILSSINHKK; encoded by the coding sequence ATGGATATTGTGGCAAAATGTAAACAAGTTAGATCATCAGCGCAAAAAGTGCGTTTAGTTTCGAATTTGATTAGAGGAAAACGTGTATCTAATGCTTTAAATATATTGAATTTTACACAAAAAAAAGCGGCAAAATTAGTAGAAAAAGTTTTAAATACTGCGATTGCCAATGCAGACCATAATTATGGATTAGATGTAGATGATTTGTTTATATTAAAAATTTTTATTGATGAAGGACCAAGTATGAAAAGAATGATGCCTAGAGCTAAAGGAAGAGCTGATCGTATTTTAAAACGTACTAGCCATATTACAATTATATTATCTAGTATTAATCATAAAAAATAA
- the rpsQ gene encoding 30S ribosomal protein S17, which translates to MNNVRTLQGIVFSNKMQKSLVVHVEKIIKHRLYKKFIKKTTKLHVHDEKNECSIGDVVEIKECRPISKTKSWTLVRIVKKIQITESY; encoded by the coding sequence ATGAATAATGTAAGAACATTACAAGGAATTGTTTTTAGCAATAAAATGCAGAAATCATTAGTTGTTCATGTTGAAAAAATTATAAAACATCGATTATATAAAAAGTTTATTAAAAAAACTACGAAATTACATGTACATGATGAAAAAAATGAGTGTTCTATTGGGGATGTTGTAGAAATTAAGGAATGTCGTCCTATTTCTAAAACAAAATCTTGGACTTTAGTAAGAATAGTTAAAAAAATTCAAATTACTGAATCATATTAA
- the tusB gene encoding sulfurtransferase complex subunit TusB — MLHILMSSPFKTNIDYIVKFLNDFDDFLALQNGVLIALKNNVFLRHFKKKKVTLFVLQEDIIARGLEYQVSKIFHIINYTQFVTLTVKNKHQMKW; from the coding sequence ATGTTACATATATTAATGAGTTCTCCTTTTAAAACTAATATAGATTATATTGTAAAATTTTTAAATGATTTTGATGATTTTTTAGCTTTGCAAAATGGGGTATTAATTGCTTTAAAAAATAATGTTTTTTTGAGACATTTTAAAAAAAAAAAAGTGACTTTATTTGTTCTTCAAGAAGATATTATTGCTCGAGGATTAGAATATCAAGTTTCTAAAATCTTTCATATTATTAATTATACACAATTTGTTACTTTAACAGTAAAAAATAAACATCAAATGAAATGGTAA
- the rpsS gene encoding 30S ribosomal protein S19 produces MPRSLKKGPFIDHQLLKKIEKVMHNKDKKPIRTWSRRSTIFPNMIGMTFSVHNGRQHIPVFITEEMVGHKLGEFSITRTYRGHTADKKVKKR; encoded by the coding sequence ATGCCTCGTTCGCTTAAAAAAGGACCATTTATTGATCATCAATTATTAAAAAAAATTGAAAAAGTAATGCATAACAAAGATAAAAAACCTATTCGTACATGGTCTAGAAGATCTACTATTTTTCCCAATATGATTGGTATGACATTTTCTGTTCATAATGGTCGTCAACATATTCCTGTTTTTATTACAGAAGAAATGGTAGGACATAAATTAGGAGAATTTTCTATTACGAGAACATATAGAGGACATACAGCTGATAAAAAGGTAAAAAAACGTTAA
- the fusA gene encoding elongation factor G, whose protein sequence is MVRTTPIIQYRNIGISAHIDAGKTTTTERILFYTGVNHKIGEVHDGAATMDWMEQEQERGITITSAATTTFWSGMAKQFAPHRINIIDTPGHVDFTIEVERSMRVLDGVVMVYCAVGGVQPQSETVWRQAQKYRIPRIAFVNKMDRMGADFLKIVQQIHDRLGIQCIPIQIPIGCEENFQGVVDLVKMKAIYWNDEQGLTFSYQDIPDNLIDLAQLWRNKLIECIADENDELMEKYLLEEVISEKEIKYVLRKKVLKNDVLLMTCGTAFKNKGVQTLLDAIIDYLPAPNDVPPISGIKNSIENTPDQIRKACDKAPFSALAFKIANDSFVGNLTFFRVYSGIVRSGDIIMNSVKGHKERLGRIVQMHANKREEVKEVVSGDIAAAIGLKDVTTGDTLCDPHYPIILEKMEFPEPVIAIAVEPKTKSDQEKMGLSLARLAKEDPSFKVRVDEESNQTIISGMGELHLEIIVDRMKREFNIDANIGQPQVAYRETIKERINDIEGKYIKQSGGRGQYGHVVIDLFPLKDNSDNTYTFLNEIKGGVIPNEYISAIDKGIQEQLKSGPLAGYPVVNIGVRLHFGSYHDVDSSEIAFKLAASSAFKIAFKKAKPILLEPIMKVEVETPEEYMGEVIGDLNRRRGVIEGMNEILHVRTINAQVPLSEMFGYSTDLRSQTQGRASYSMEFLKYQDAPKHVSDLVIEKKI, encoded by the coding sequence ATGGTTCGTACAACACCTATTATACAATATAGAAATATTGGAATTAGTGCACATATTGATGCTGGAAAAACTACTACAACAGAACGTATTTTATTTTATACTGGTGTTAATCATAAAATTGGGGAAGTCCATGATGGTGCAGCTACAATGGATTGGATGGAGCAGGAACAAGAAAGAGGTATTACAATAACATCTGCTGCTACTACTACTTTTTGGTCTGGTATGGCAAAACAATTTGCTCCACATCGAATTAATATCATTGATACTCCAGGTCATGTTGATTTTACTATAGAAGTGGAACGTTCTATGCGGGTGTTAGATGGTGTTGTTATGGTATATTGTGCAGTAGGAGGTGTACAACCGCAATCGGAAACAGTATGGAGACAAGCACAAAAATATCGTATTCCTAGAATTGCATTTGTTAACAAAATGGATAGAATGGGGGCAGATTTTTTAAAGATTGTACAACAAATACATGATCGTTTAGGAATACAATGTATACCTATTCAAATACCTATAGGTTGCGAAGAAAATTTTCAAGGGGTTGTTGATCTTGTAAAAATGAAGGCAATATATTGGAATGATGAACAAGGTTTAACTTTTAGTTATCAAGATATTCCTGACAATTTAATAGATCTTGCTCAACTTTGGAGAAATAAACTTATAGAATGTATTGCAGATGAAAATGATGAATTAATGGAAAAATATCTTCTAGAAGAAGTTATTTCAGAAAAAGAAATTAAATATGTTTTAAGAAAAAAAGTGTTAAAAAATGATGTATTATTAATGACATGTGGTACAGCATTTAAAAATAAAGGAGTTCAAACACTATTAGATGCTATTATTGATTATTTACCAGCTCCAAATGATGTACCACCTATTAGTGGAATTAAAAACAGTATCGAAAATACACCTGATCAAATCAGAAAAGCATGTGATAAAGCCCCTTTTTCAGCTTTAGCATTTAAAATTGCTAATGATTCTTTTGTCGGTAATTTAACTTTTTTTCGCGTATATTCCGGAATTGTTCGTTCTGGTGATATTATAATGAATTCAGTAAAAGGACATAAAGAACGTTTAGGAAGAATTGTGCAAATGCATGCTAATAAACGTGAAGAAGTAAAAGAAGTGGTTTCAGGAGATATAGCGGCGGCTATTGGTTTAAAAGATGTAACTACTGGTGATACTTTATGTGATCCACATTATCCGATTATTTTAGAAAAGATGGAATTTCCAGAACCAGTTATTGCTATTGCAGTAGAACCAAAAACAAAATCTGATCAAGAAAAAATGGGTTTATCTTTAGCTCGATTAGCAAAAGAAGATCCTTCATTTAAAGTACGAGTAGATGAAGAATCTAATCAAACAATTATTTCTGGTATGGGAGAATTACATTTAGAAATTATTGTAGATCGTATGAAACGAGAATTTAATATTGATGCTAATATTGGACAACCTCAAGTTGCATATAGAGAAACTATTAAAGAAAGAATTAATGATATTGAAGGAAAATATATTAAGCAATCTGGAGGAAGAGGACAATATGGTCATGTGGTTATTGATTTATTTCCATTAAAAGATAATAGTGATAATACATATACTTTTTTAAATGAAATAAAAGGAGGAGTAATTCCTAATGAATATATTTCTGCAATTGATAAAGGTATTCAAGAACAATTAAAATCTGGCCCCTTAGCTGGATATCCTGTAGTAAATATTGGTGTACGTTTGCATTTTGGTTCTTATCATGATGTAGATTCTTCTGAAATTGCATTTAAATTAGCTGCATCTTCTGCGTTTAAAATAGCTTTTAAAAAAGCTAAACCTATTTTACTTGAACCTATTATGAAAGTAGAAGTAGAGACTCCAGAAGAATATATGGGAGAAGTAATAGGTGATTTAAATCGAAGAAGAGGAGTTATTGAAGGAATGAATGAGATATTACATGTTCGAACTATAAATGCTCAAGTACCTCTATCAGAGATGTTTGGATATTCAACAGATCTACGTTCTCAAACTCAAGGTAGAGCATCTTATTCAATGGAATTTTTAAAATATCAAGATGCTCCAAAACATGTTTCTGATTTAGTGATAGAAAAAAAAATATAA
- the rplB gene encoding 50S ribosomal protein L2, which yields MSIIKCKPTSPGRRHLVKIVNKDLYTGKPFKALLNKKNRSGGRNNRGRITTRHIGKGHKQLYRSIDFKRNKDNIYAHIERLEYDPNRSANIALILYQDGFRSYILAPKNIKVGDKIISGENAEIKLGNTLPMFKIPIGSIIHNIEIRPGKGGQMVRSAGSYAQLIARESHYVSVRLRSGEMRRILSSCRATIGEVGNSEHMLQVYGKAGASRWRGIRPTVRGTAMNPVDHPHGGGEGRNFGKHPVTPWGIQTKGKKTRKNKRTNKFIIRRRTR from the coding sequence ATGTCAATTATTAAGTGTAAACCAACTTCTCCTGGTCGTAGACATTTAGTTAAAATAGTGAATAAAGATTTATATACTGGTAAACCATTTAAAGCATTATTAAATAAAAAAAATCGTAGTGGAGGAAGAAATAATAGAGGAAGAATTACTACACGACATATTGGTAAAGGTCACAAGCAATTATATCGTAGTATTGATTTTAAAAGAAATAAAGATAATATTTATGCACATATTGAAAGGTTAGAATATGATCCGAATCGTTCTGCAAATATTGCTTTAATTTTATATCAAGATGGATTTAGAAGTTATATTTTAGCCCCTAAAAATATTAAAGTAGGAGATAAAATTATTTCAGGAGAAAATGCTGAAATTAAATTAGGAAATACTCTTCCTATGTTTAAAATTCCTATTGGTTCTATTATTCATAATATAGAAATAAGACCTGGTAAAGGTGGGCAAATGGTACGTTCAGCCGGTAGTTATGCTCAATTAATTGCTCGTGAATCTCATTATGTTTCTGTAAGATTACGTTCAGGAGAAATGCGACGTATTTTATCCTCTTGTCGAGCAACTATAGGAGAAGTAGGTAATTCAGAACATATGTTACAAGTATATGGAAAAGCAGGGGCTTCTAGATGGAGAGGTATTCGACCAACAGTACGTGGTACTGCAATGAATCCTGTTGATCATCCTCATGGTGGTGGAGAAGGTAGAAATTTTGGTAAACATCCAGTAACTCCATGGGGTATTCAAACAAAAGGAAAAAAAACTAGAAAAAATAAAAGAACAAATAAGTTTATTATTCGTAGACGTACACGATAA
- the rplD gene encoding 50S ribosomal protein L4 has protein sequence MELISKDTKDILKVNTSVFGRNFNESLIHQVIVAYASGKRSGSRANKSRAEVSGSGKKPWRQKGTGRARVGSIRSPIWRSGGVTFAVKPKSYIHKVNKKMYKESMRSIFSELIRQKRLHLLSSFSLELPKTQLLIKKLHSMYLKEGLIIVDKCDKNLSLAVRNLHKFDVKEYFKIDPISLISFKKVIITVKAIKKIEENLS, from the coding sequence ATAGAATTAATTTCAAAAGATACAAAAGATATCTTAAAAGTAAACACCTCCGTTTTTGGTCGTAATTTTAATGAATCATTAATTCATCAAGTAATTGTAGCATATGCTTCTGGTAAGCGTAGTGGTAGTCGTGCTAATAAAAGTAGGGCAGAAGTTTCTGGTTCTGGAAAAAAACCTTGGAGACAAAAAGGAACAGGAAGAGCAAGAGTTGGTTCTATCAGAAGTCCAATTTGGCGTTCAGGTGGAGTTACTTTTGCAGTAAAACCAAAAAGTTATATACATAAAGTAAATAAAAAAATGTATAAAGAATCGATGAGAAGTATTTTTTCTGAATTAATTAGACAAAAAAGATTACATTTATTAAGCAGTTTTTCTCTTGAATTACCTAAAACTCAATTATTAATTAAAAAATTACATTCAATGTACTTAAAAGAAGGTTTAATTATTGTTGATAAATGTGATAAAAATTTAAGTTTAGCAGTAAGAAATTTACATAAATTTGATGTAAAAGAATATTTTAAAATAGATCCAATTAGTTTAATTTCATTTAAAAAAGTAATTATTACAGTAAAAGCCATAAAAAAAATAGAGGAGAATTTATCATGA
- the tusC gene encoding sulfurtransferase complex subunit TusC: protein MNTYCNNVSFSILFSSAPYGNNFSREGLYTSLILTSLDKFINLFFVGDGIFQLLKNQQPQTIRIYNHTSSFKIFKMYKNIHFYICSQSLQERGNFSLSNFIVTPKLCTPSILANKIKKCNFILKF from the coding sequence ATGAATACATACTGTAATAATGTTTCTTTTTCTATTCTTTTTTCAAGCGCTCCTTATGGAAATAATTTTTCTCGTGAAGGTTTATATACATCTTTAATTTTAACTTCTTTAGATAAATTTATTAATTTGTTTTTTGTTGGAGATGGAATTTTTCAATTATTAAAAAATCAACAACCTCAAACTATTCGAATTTATAATCATACTTCTTCATTTAAAATATTTAAAATGTATAAAAATATACATTTTTATATTTGTTCACAATCTTTACAAGAACGAGGAAATTTTTCTTTATCTAATTTTATAGTTACTCCTAAATTATGTACTCCTTCTATTCTTGCAAATAAAATAAAAAAATGTAATTTTATTTTAAAATTTTAA
- the rplW gene encoding 50S ribosomal protein L23, whose amino-acid sequence MILKSRLLKILYAPKVSEKSSIFLEKTNTIILKVLKDANKIEIKEAVQKILFVKVKSVNTLVVKGKRKKHKGKLSALKKWKKAFVTLQKGQKLDLISGKQ is encoded by the coding sequence ATGATTCTTAAATCTAGGTTATTAAAAATTTTATATGCACCAAAAGTGTCAGAAAAATCTTCTATTTTTTTAGAAAAAACAAATACTATTATATTAAAAGTGTTAAAGGATGCGAATAAAATAGAAATTAAAGAAGCTGTGCAAAAAATTTTATTTGTAAAAGTCAAAAGTGTTAATACTTTAGTTGTAAAAGGAAAACGAAAAAAACATAAAGGTAAACTTAGTGCATTAAAAAAATGGAAAAAAGCATTTGTTACGTTACAAAAAGGACAAAAATTAGATCTTATAAGTGGTAAGCAGTAG
- the tuf gene encoding elongation factor Tu gives MSKKIFERSKPHINVGTIGHVDHGKTTLTAAITTVLAKKYGGSARAFEQIDNAPEEKARGITINTSHVEYDTKNRHYAHVDCPGHADYIKNMITGAAQMDGAILVVAATDGPMPQTREHILLGRQVGVPYIIVFLNKCDMVDDEELLELVEMEVRDLLTQYDFPGEETPIIRGSALKALEGDSVWEEKIIDLSNLLDSYIPEPKRAINKPFLLPIEDVFSISGRGTVVTGRVERGIIKVGEEVEIVGIKPTVKTTCTGVEMFRKLLDEGRAGENVGVLLRGTKRDEIERGQVLSKPGSIHPHTKFQSKVYVLSKEEGGRHTPFFKGYRPQFYFRTTDVTGSIEFPENVEMVMPGDNIEMLVTLINPIAMEEGLRFAIREGGRTVGAGVVAKIMD, from the coding sequence GTGTCTAAGAAAATTTTTGAACGATCTAAACCACATATTAATGTTGGAACAATTGGACATGTAGATCATGGAAAAACTACTTTAACAGCAGCGATTACAACTGTTCTTGCAAAGAAATATGGTGGTTCTGCTCGTGCTTTTGAACAAATTGATAATGCCCCAGAAGAAAAAGCAAGGGGTATTACTATAAATACTTCACATGTAGAATATGATACAAAAAATAGACATTATGCTCATGTTGATTGTCCTGGTCATGCAGATTATATAAAAAATATGATTACTGGTGCAGCACAAATGGATGGAGCTATACTAGTAGTAGCAGCGACTGATGGACCAATGCCTCAAACTCGCGAACATATATTGTTAGGACGTCAAGTGGGTGTTCCTTATATTATAGTTTTTTTAAATAAATGTGATATGGTAGATGACGAAGAATTGCTTGAATTAGTAGAGATGGAAGTGCGGGATTTATTAACTCAATATGATTTTCCTGGTGAAGAAACTCCAATCATTAGAGGTTCAGCGTTAAAAGCATTGGAAGGAGATTCAGTTTGGGAAGAAAAAATTATTGATTTATCTAATTTGTTAGATTCATATATTCCAGAACCAAAAAGAGCAATAAATAAACCTTTTCTTCTACCTATAGAAGATGTTTTTTCTATTTCAGGTAGAGGGACTGTAGTTACTGGTCGTGTAGAACGTGGAATTATTAAAGTTGGAGAAGAAGTTGAAATTGTAGGAATTAAACCTACAGTAAAAACTACATGTACTGGTGTTGAAATGTTTAGAAAATTGTTAGATGAAGGTCGAGCTGGGGAAAATGTTGGAGTTTTATTAAGAGGTACTAAAAGAGATGAAATAGAAAGAGGACAAGTTTTATCGAAACCGGGAAGTATACATCCTCATACTAAATTTCAATCTAAAGTATATGTTTTATCTAAAGAGGAAGGTGGTAGACATACACCTTTTTTTAAAGGTTATAGGCCTCAATTTTATTTTCGTACAACTGATGTTACTGGTTCTATTGAATTTCCAGAAAATGTTGAAATGGTGATGCCTGGAGATAATATTGAAATGTTAGTTACTTTAATAAATCCTATTGCAATGGAAGAAGGATTACGGTTTGCAATTCGAGAAGGAGGTAGAACTGTAGGCGCTGGTGTAGTTGCTAAGATTATGGATTAA
- the rplP gene encoding 50S ribosomal protein L16, with protein MLQPKKTKFKKMHKGRNRGVVMNSNVVFGTFGMKAMTRGRLTARQIESARRTITRYIKRQGKIWIRIFPDKPITQKPLEVRMGKGKGSVEYWVALIQPGKIIYEIKGISEELSREAFKLAASKLPIKTVFVYKEIY; from the coding sequence ATGTTACAGCCAAAAAAAACGAAATTTAAAAAAATGCATAAAGGTAGAAATCGTGGTGTTGTAATGAATAGTAATGTTGTTTTTGGAACATTTGGAATGAAAGCAATGACAAGAGGTCGTTTAACCGCTCGTCAAATTGAATCTGCTCGTAGAACTATTACTCGTTATATTAAAAGACAAGGAAAAATTTGGATTAGAATTTTTCCAGATAAACCAATTACTCAAAAACCATTAGAAGTTCGTATGGGAAAAGGAAAGGGAAGTGTGGAATATTGGGTAGCCTTAATACAACCTGGAAAAATAATTTATGAAATTAAAGGTATTTCTGAAGAATTATCAAGAGAAGCTTTTAAATTAGCTGCATCTAAACTACCTATTAAAACTGTTTTTGTATATAAAGAGATTTATTAA
- the rplN gene encoding 50S ribosomal protein L14: MIQEQTLLNVADNSGAKIAMCIKVLGGSRRRYANIGDVIKIAIKEAIPRGKVKKGEVLKAVVVRTKKGIRRNDGSIIRFDSNSCVLLNNTTEQPVGTRIFGPITRELRNDKFMKIISLAPEVL, encoded by the coding sequence TTGATACAAGAACAAACGCTTTTAAATGTTGCGGATAATTCTGGTGCTAAAATTGCTATGTGTATTAAAGTTTTAGGAGGATCTCGTCGTCGTTATGCAAATATTGGAGATGTTATTAAGATTGCAATAAAAGAAGCTATTCCAAGGGGTAAAGTAAAAAAAGGAGAAGTTTTAAAAGCAGTTGTTGTTCGAACTAAAAAAGGAATTAGAAGAAATGATGGTTCTATTATTCGATTTGATAGTAATTCATGTGTGTTATTAAATAACACAACTGAACAACCAGTGGGTACTCGTATTTTTGGACCAATTACTAGAGAATTAAGAAATGATAAATTTATGAAAATAATTTCATTAGCTCCAGAAGTATTATAA
- the rpmC gene encoding 50S ribosomal protein L29 — protein MNLIKENINIAELKKNLSDYLREQFNLKMQLSSGKLKQTHLIKKVRKKIAFIHTMITKTRKNNHNE, from the coding sequence ATGAATTTGATTAAGGAAAATATAAATATTGCAGAATTAAAAAAAAATTTATCTGATTATTTAAGAGAACAATTTAATTTAAAAATGCAATTATCTTCTGGAAAATTAAAACAAACTCATTTAATAAAAAAAGTGAGAAAAAAGATTGCTTTTATACACACTATGATTACAAAAACAAGGAAAAATAATCATAATGAATAA
- the rpsC gene encoding 30S ribosomal protein S3, which translates to MGQKVHPHGMRLGIVQTWNSVWFSNSKNFSQNLYSDYQIRQFLKKKLVKASISKILIERAAKNIKVTVYTSRPGIVIGKKGEDVEKLRHSISKITALPTQINIFEVKKPELDAQLVADAIAAQLERRIMFRRAMKRAVQNAMRQGAKGIKVEVSGRLGGAEIARREWYKEGRVPLHTLRADIEYNTSQAHTTYGVIGVKVWIFKGEILGGMEEIYHRNTDVVFKKKKIYRKSVMKNRK; encoded by the coding sequence ATGGGTCAAAAAGTACATCCTCATGGTATGCGTTTAGGTATAGTACAAACATGGAATTCGGTTTGGTTTTCTAATTCAAAAAATTTTTCTCAAAATTTGTATAGTGATTATCAGATAAGACAATTTTTAAAAAAAAAATTGGTGAAAGCTTCAATTTCTAAAATTTTAATTGAAAGAGCGGCAAAAAATATTAAAGTTACTGTATATACATCGAGACCAGGAATTGTAATTGGTAAAAAAGGTGAAGATGTTGAAAAATTAAGACATTCAATTAGTAAAATAACTGCGTTACCTACTCAAATTAATATTTTTGAAGTGAAAAAACCAGAGTTAGATGCACAATTAGTTGCAGATGCAATAGCAGCTCAATTAGAAAGAAGAATTATGTTTCGTCGAGCAATGAAAAGAGCTGTACAAAATGCAATGCGACAAGGTGCTAAAGGAATTAAGGTTGAAGTAAGTGGAAGATTAGGTGGGGCTGAAATTGCTCGAAGAGAATGGTATAAAGAAGGAAGAGTTCCATTACATACTTTACGTGCAGATATAGAGTATAATACTTCACAAGCTCATACTACTTATGGTGTTATAGGTGTTAAAGTATGGATTTTTAAAGGTGAAATTTTGGGTGGAATGGAAGAAATATATCATCGTAATACTGATGTTGTATTTAAGAAGAAAAAAATATATCGTAAATCTGTTATGAAAAACAGGAAGTAA
- the rplC gene encoding 50S ribosomal protein L3, whose product MMGLVGKKIGMTRIFNTDGISTPVSVIKIDDHYVTQIKIDKMSRDFYIQVTTGIKKFNKITKPELGHFKKSGVTPGIGLWEFCIGKISNYNLGDLIKINFFETINKVDITGFSKGKGFSGTVKRWNFRTQDASHGNSLSHRAPGSIGQNQTPGRVFKGKKMAGHLGAHRVTIQNIKVIRIDVDDKILLVKGGIPGFINGKLIIKPAIKV is encoded by the coding sequence ATGATGGGTTTAGTTGGAAAAAAAATTGGAATGACACGTATATTTAATACAGATGGAATATCTACTCCTGTTAGCGTGATTAAAATTGATGATCATTATGTTACACAAATTAAAATAGATAAAATGAGTCGAGATTTTTATATTCAAGTTACTACTGGTATCAAAAAATTTAATAAAATTACTAAGCCAGAATTAGGACATTTTAAAAAATCAGGGGTAACTCCAGGTATTGGTTTGTGGGAATTTTGTATAGGAAAAATTTCAAATTATAATTTAGGAGATTTGATCAAAATTAATTTTTTTGAAACAATTAACAAAGTTGATATAACAGGATTTTCTAAAGGTAAAGGTTTTTCTGGTACTGTTAAAAGATGGAATTTTAGAACTCAAGATGCTTCTCATGGAAATTCTCTTTCTCATCGTGCTCCTGGTTCTATTGGACAAAATCAGACACCTGGAAGAGTATTTAAAGGTAAAAAAATGGCTGGTCATTTAGGAGCACATCGAGTTACGATACAAAATATAAAAGTAATTCGTATAGATGTTGATGATAAAATTTTATTAGTTAAAGGAGGAATACCAGGATTTATTAACGGTAAACTTATTATAAAACCAGCTATTAAGGTTTAA
- the rpsG gene encoding 30S ribosomal protein S7, translating to MPRRHVIGERKILPDPKFVSIVLAKFINILMVDGKKSLAEHIVYSALELLSKKIGKKELDVLEAALENVRPIVEVKSRRVGGSTYQVPVEVRAIRRNALAMRWIIDAARKRHDKSMSLRLFNELKDAIENKGSAVKKKEEVHKMAEANKAFAHYRW from the coding sequence ATGCCAAGACGTCATGTGATTGGAGAAAGAAAAATTTTACCTGATCCTAAATTTGTGTCAATAGTACTTGCAAAATTTATCAATATTTTAATGGTTGATGGTAAAAAGTCTCTTGCTGAACATATTGTATATTCAGCATTAGAATTATTATCAAAAAAAATTGGTAAAAAAGAATTAGATGTGTTGGAGGCTGCATTAGAAAATGTACGTCCAATAGTAGAAGTTAAATCTAGAAGAGTAGGAGGATCTACTTATCAAGTTCCTGTAGAAGTACGTGCTATTCGGAGAAATGCATTAGCTATGCGTTGGATTATAGATGCAGCTAGAAAAAGACATGATAAATCAATGTCTTTACGTTTATTTAATGAATTAAAAGATGCTATAGAAAATAAAGGATCTGCAGTAAAAAAAAAAGAAGAAGTTCATAAAATGGCAGAAGCAAATAAAGCATTTGCGCATTATCGTTGGTAA
- the rpsL gene encoding 30S ribosomal protein S12 — protein MSTVNQLVRKSRIRKILKSNVPALGKSPQKRGVCTRVYTTTPKKPNSALRKVCRVRLTNGFEVTAYIGGEGHNLQEHSVILIRGGRVKDLPGVRYHVVRGSLDCSGVKNRKKSRSKYGVKKVKT, from the coding sequence ATGTCTACGGTAAATCAATTAGTTCGAAAATCTAGAATACGTAAAATTTTAAAAAGTAATGTTCCCGCTTTAGGAAAATCTCCTCAAAAAAGAGGAGTATGTACAAGAGTATATACAACAACTCCAAAAAAACCTAATTCCGCATTGAGAAAAGTGTGTCGAGTACGTTTAACTAATGGTTTTGAAGTCACTGCTTATATTGGTGGAGAAGGTCATAATTTACAAGAACACTCTGTAATTTTAATAAGAGGAGGAAGAGTTAAAGATTTACCTGGTGTAAGATATCATGTTGTAAGAGGTTCTTTAGATTGTTCTGGAGTAAAAAATAGAAAAAAATCTCGATCAAAATATGGAGTGAAAAAAGTTAAAACATAA
- the rpsJ gene encoding 30S ribosomal protein S10, translated as MPNQRIRIRLKAFDHRLIDQSTIEIVETAKRTGAQVRGPIPLPTRKERFTILISPHVNKDARDQYEIRTHKRLIDIVEPTEKTVDALMRLDLAAGVDVQISLG; from the coding sequence ATGCCGAACCAAAGAATTCGTATACGTCTTAAAGCGTTTGATCATAGATTAATTGATCAGTCTACTATTGAGATAGTGGAAACTGCTAAGAGAACTGGAGCTCAAGTACGAGGTCCAATACCTCTTCCTACTCGTAAAGAACGTTTTACAATTTTGATTTCTCCTCATGTAAATAAAGATGCGCGAGATCAATATGAAATTCGTACTCATAAAAGATTAATTGATATTGTTGAACCAACAGAAAAAACAGTTGATGCATTAATGAGACTAGATTTAGCTGCTGGTGTTGACGTACAAATTAGTTTAGGATGA